One window of the Maylandia zebra isolate NMK-2024a linkage group LG19, Mzebra_GT3a, whole genome shotgun sequence genome contains the following:
- the chp1 gene encoding calcineurin B homologous protein 1 has translation MGSRASRLLREEEIEEIKKETGFSHSQITRLYSRFTSLDKGENGTLSREDFQRIPELAINPLGDRIINAFFPEGEDQVNFRGFMRTLAHFRPIEDNEKNKNPATEPLNSRTNKLLFAFRLYDLDRDDKISRDELLQVLRMMVGVNISDEQLGSIADRTIQEADTNGDSCISFNEFIKVLEKVDVEQKMSIRFLH, from the exons ATGGGATCCAGAGCGTCCAGATTACTCAGAGAAGAGGAAATTGAAGAAATTAAGAAGGAAACTGGCT TTTCCCACAGTCAGATCACTCGCCTGTACAGCCGTTTCACCAGCCTGGATAAAGGGGAAAACGGCACCCTCAG TCGAGAAGATTTCCAGAGAATCCCCGAGTTGGCCATCAACCCTCTGGGAGATAGAATCATCAATGCATTCTTTCCTGAGGG AGAGGACCAGGTAAATTTCCGGGGTTTCATGCGGACCCTGGCTCACTTCAGACCAATCGAAGACAATGAGAAGAACAAGAACCCAGCTACAGAGCCCCTGAACAGCAGGACAAACAAGCTGCTTT TTGCTTTCCGTCTGTATGACCTGGACAGAGATGACAAGATCTCCCGAGATGAGCTCCTGCAG GTCTTGCGGATGATGGTTGGAGTTAACATTTCAGATGAACAACTCGGCAGCATTGCTGATAGGACCATCCAGGAGGCTGACACAAACGGAGATAGCTGCATTTCCTTCAATGAGTTTATTAAG GTCTTGGAAAAGGTGGATGTGGAACAGAAGATGAGCATCCGGTTCCTGCACTAA